Proteins from a single region of Paraflavitalea devenefica:
- a CDS encoding RNA polymerase sigma factor yields MESTPDYEGAPAPNTETWWMELYGECLSALIFICLKKTRHEVNAEAIASESFARLLETVRKEPGKLRDKLSMKKFLYRIAINACTDHWRKSKNNGGNPVDASEHDVVDEEELVMLLEQRDALLHVKALILELPSKLQQIIRLHYIEGKSVEEIAEYLGRPVDSVRVDKTRGLNKLRELVKGKEQTISPGAALLILFWISTNA; encoded by the coding sequence ATGGAAAGCACTCCTGATTATGAAGGCGCTCCTGCGCCCAATACTGAAACATGGTGGATGGAATTATACGGAGAATGTCTTTCTGCATTGATCTTCATTTGTCTGAAAAAGACCCGTCATGAAGTAAACGCCGAAGCAATTGCTTCTGAAAGCTTTGCGCGTTTGTTAGAAACAGTACGGAAGGAACCGGGAAAGCTGCGGGATAAACTCTCGATGAAAAAATTCCTATACCGCATTGCCATCAACGCCTGCACAGATCATTGGAGAAAATCAAAAAATAATGGGGGCAATCCGGTAGACGCTTCAGAGCACGATGTCGTGGATGAGGAGGAATTGGTAATGCTATTGGAACAACGGGATGCGCTCTTACACGTAAAGGCGCTGATCCTGGAGCTGCCTTCTAAATTACAGCAGATCATCCGGTTGCATTACATAGAAGGAAAAAGTGTAGAGGAGATAGCCGAATACCTGGGCCGGCCTGTCGACAGTGTCCGGGTTGATAAAACCCGCGGACTCAATAAGCTACGCGAACTGGTAAAAGGTAAAGAACAAACCATATCGCCCGGCGCCGCCTTATTGATATTGTTTTGGATAAGCACAAATGCCTGA
- a CDS encoding SusC/RagA family TonB-linked outer membrane protein, giving the protein MKENARKGLFLTLLLCMVMVRESVAQKDKVITQKDTAIRLSPDLRNVSVDSFFIYIKKHSGFKLIYGTAFTSNPKPITYQRKNIELYRILDTVLGRMGLGYTFDKKEGFIRLYKDEQRVNQFNTADTLQGKVTDDKGEPLGGISVLNREKGIYVLTSHEGIFELPWPAGSGHIDLSHKQYEKKSIRVTDPAAFPRITLKPSFGMMDEVVVMAYHNIAQRNNTASVSRVPGKDLQRGGINSIKELSGRVPGLMITEASGAPGAAVRVQIRGRQSIGTIPGIDNQPLNDPLLLLNKIPLITGNRPVTVLPSIAGNPQAGGTAAGGISAQGAINPKNIESVEVLKDADATAIYGSRGAHGAILFTTRQGKIGKPSFNFDIEKGAVVSTLVPRLLNNRQYTAMRKEAIAAAGVQPTPANAPDLHLLDTNDYQNIPELLVGGTGHLININGSMSGGDTLLRYYGSTNFYRETSIMPAGLYQQRFAAYGNLQYRSPNRRLQAGLSLHYSNLYYKTIGADPMYSAELVPLLPRLRDEAGKLVWVKNGFSFVNPLGQFSNINHTRINVFTASLQVEYRLWKNFLFRTTLGYQWLPVKEDLKLPIEGRDPLENPKGEAFTGSNQFKGWIAEPQLAYSHTSDHMTVGGLLGVTFQEERNEWNSFWGTGYESDAELGQPGAASGITVNQYAAVYRYHGVYGRFNMDWRNRYFLNATGRLDASSRFGSERNMAFFGALGAAWIFSEELAIKRAIPLLTHGKLRASYGAAGNDHIQDYGYLETWKRPDDLLSYDGTSVLYPNQQANPRLGWEKNRKKEIALELEFGERIFLNAAWYHNITSDQLISVKTPGQVGPVGSIIINSPARVLNTGWELTVRSTWQWNKKYSFTSTFLLTLPRNRLIDFPGIENTAYHTTLVVGQPLSVQQGYPFLGVDPDSGLFIVPATTPKKDIIGHREPIGYASWFNECRLGQFRIAVFLEARQQQAVNPLYYVYAEILPGRWAPATQLTNQPVAVWQRWQQPGDKSPLQRWTVANTAAVKQATQYYRESEEVMADASFGRLRSVYLSWDLPAGWVKQVKFSEARIYLQGRNLWTLTSYRGGDPSLQFPFNLPSLRAITAGVQVSF; this is encoded by the coding sequence ATGAAAGAAAATGCACGTAAGGGATTATTCCTGACCTTGCTCTTATGCATGGTTATGGTAAGGGAGTCAGTAGCACAGAAGGATAAAGTGATCACGCAGAAGGATACGGCGATCAGGCTTTCGCCCGATCTACGAAACGTGTCTGTTGATTCCTTCTTTATCTACATTAAAAAGCATTCCGGCTTCAAGCTCATTTACGGCACAGCATTTACCAGTAATCCGAAGCCCATTACTTACCAGCGCAAAAATATTGAGCTGTACAGGATATTGGATACGGTGTTGGGCCGGATGGGGCTAGGCTATACCTTCGACAAGAAAGAAGGATTTATCCGGCTGTATAAAGACGAACAACGGGTGAACCAGTTCAACACGGCCGATACCCTGCAGGGAAAAGTGACCGATGATAAGGGAGAACCGCTGGGCGGCATTTCCGTGCTCAACAGGGAAAAGGGAATATATGTCTTAACCTCTCACGAAGGCATCTTTGAATTACCATGGCCCGCAGGCAGCGGGCATATTGATCTTTCCCACAAACAGTACGAAAAGAAGTCCATCAGGGTCACAGATCCCGCTGCCTTCCCGCGGATAACACTAAAACCATCTTTCGGAATGATGGATGAAGTAGTGGTCATGGCCTACCACAACATTGCGCAGCGCAACAATACGGCCTCGGTATCCCGGGTACCGGGGAAAGACCTGCAGCGGGGAGGCATCAATTCCATCAAAGAACTATCAGGCAGGGTGCCGGGATTAATGATCACAGAGGCCAGTGGTGCGCCAGGCGCTGCTGTACGGGTGCAGATCAGGGGCCGGCAAAGCATTGGCACCATCCCCGGCATAGATAACCAGCCGCTGAACGATCCCTTATTATTACTCAATAAAATACCCCTCATCACGGGCAACAGGCCGGTTACGGTATTGCCTTCCATCGCAGGCAATCCACAGGCAGGCGGCACGGCTGCAGGAGGCATCAGCGCACAGGGGGCTATTAACCCGAAAAACATTGAAAGTGTGGAGGTGTTAAAAGATGCCGATGCAACAGCCATCTATGGCTCACGGGGAGCCCATGGAGCCATCCTCTTCACTACCCGGCAGGGGAAAATAGGCAAGCCTTCCTTCAACTTCGACATCGAAAAAGGGGCAGTGGTCAGCACGCTGGTGCCCCGGCTGCTCAACAACCGGCAATATACAGCCATGCGGAAAGAAGCCATTGCCGCAGCCGGGGTACAACCCACGCCCGCCAATGCGCCCGACCTGCATTTACTCGATACCAACGACTACCAGAATATCCCGGAACTGTTGGTGGGTGGTACGGGCCACCTCATCAACATCAACGGCTCCATGAGTGGGGGTGATACCCTGCTGCGGTATTATGGCAGTACTAACTTCTACCGGGAAACCAGCATCATGCCGGCCGGTCTGTATCAGCAACGCTTTGCTGCTTATGGCAATCTGCAATACCGGTCGCCCAACCGCCGCTTGCAGGCAGGCCTGTCCCTGCACTATAGCAATCTCTATTACAAAACCATCGGGGCCGATCCGATGTACAGCGCAGAGTTGGTGCCCTTGTTGCCACGTTTAAGGGATGAAGCGGGCAAACTGGTATGGGTGAAGAACGGTTTCTCTTTTGTAAATCCCCTGGGGCAGTTCAGCAATATCAATCATACCCGCATCAACGTATTTACGGCCAGTCTTCAGGTAGAGTATCGCTTGTGGAAAAACTTTCTTTTCCGCACCACGCTCGGCTACCAGTGGCTACCCGTAAAGGAAGATTTGAAATTGCCCATTGAAGGCCGTGACCCATTGGAAAACCCCAAAGGGGAAGCATTCACGGGCAGCAACCAGTTCAAAGGATGGATTGCAGAACCCCAATTGGCGTATTCCCATACCAGTGATCACATGACCGTAGGTGGTCTCCTCGGCGTTACCTTCCAGGAAGAACGGAATGAGTGGAATAGCTTCTGGGGAACAGGGTATGAGAGCGATGCGGAGCTGGGTCAGCCGGGGGCTGCTTCCGGCATAACAGTCAATCAATACGCGGCTGTTTACCGGTACCATGGCGTCTATGGCAGGTTCAACATGGATTGGCGCAACCGGTACTTCCTCAATGCCACGGGCAGGCTCGATGCCTCTTCCCGCTTTGGGTCCGAACGTAACATGGCTTTCTTTGGCGCCCTCGGCGCAGCCTGGATATTTTCAGAAGAGCTGGCCATCAAACGGGCCATCCCGCTCCTCACGCATGGAAAACTAAGGGCCAGCTATGGCGCAGCCGGCAATGATCATATACAGGATTATGGCTACCTGGAAACCTGGAAACGCCCCGACGACCTCCTGTCTTATGATGGCACCTCGGTGCTTTACCCCAACCAACAGGCCAATCCCAGGCTGGGCTGGGAAAAGAACCGGAAGAAGGAGATCGCCCTGGAGTTGGAATTCGGGGAAAGGATCTTTTTGAATGCTGCCTGGTACCACAATATTACGTCCGATCAGCTCATCTCCGTTAAAACGCCCGGTCAGGTTGGCCCTGTGGGTTCCATCATCATCAATTCGCCGGCCCGGGTATTAAACACCGGTTGGGAATTGACGGTAAGGTCCACCTGGCAATGGAACAAGAAATACAGCTTTACCAGCACCTTCCTGCTTACCTTGCCGCGCAACCGCCTGATCGACTTTCCCGGCATTGAAAATACAGCCTACCATACTACGTTGGTGGTGGGACAACCTTTGAGTGTGCAACAGGGGTATCCCTTCCTGGGGGTTGACCCCGATTCCGGATTGTTTATAGTACCGGCCACCACCCCAAAGAAGGACATCATCGGCCACCGGGAGCCTATCGGCTATGCCAGTTGGTTCAATGAATGCAGGCTCGGGCAGTTTCGCATCGCCGTTTTCCTGGAAGCCAGGCAACAGCAGGCCGTGAATCCATTGTATTACGTATATGCCGAAATATTACCAGGCCGTTGGGCGCCGGCCACCCAGCTCACCAACCAGCCGGTAGCGGTATGGCAGCGTTGGCAACAGCCGGGCGACAAGTCGCCTTTGCAGCGATGGACAGTAGCGAATACTGCGGCTGTGAAACAGGCCACGCAATATTACCGGGAATCGGAGGAGGTCATGGCCGATGCTTCTTTCGGGCGCCTCCGGTCGGTTTACCTGTCCTGGGATCTTCCTGCGGGTTGGGTGAAGCAGGTGAAATTTTCCGAAGCGCGTATTTACCTACAGGGCCGCAATCTATGGACGCTCACCAGCTACCGTGGTGGCGATCCCTCCCTGCAGTTTCCCTTCAATTTACCTTCCCTGCGTGCCATTACCGCAGGGGTACAGGTCAGTTTTTAA
- a CDS encoding protein-L-isoaspartate(D-aspartate) O-methyltransferase, with protein MRTYEDSYRHKGLRMQLVKILKDKGITDERVLSAIQHIPRHYFMDSAFDKIAYEDRAFPIAEGQTISQPYTVAYQTQLLEVKPYEKVLEIGTGSGYQAIVLGEMQAQVYTIERQKKLFDEHRKFVLRSKYPNIKYFYGDGFEGLPTFAPFDKVIVTAAAPYIPPKLVQQLKTGGKMVIPVGEGHVQRMLRLTKQADGSATQEIFENFSFVPMLEGRNN; from the coding sequence ATGAGAACCTACGAAGATTCATACCGCCACAAAGGCCTCCGCATGCAACTGGTAAAGATCCTAAAAGACAAAGGCATTACCGATGAGCGCGTGCTGTCCGCTATCCAACACATCCCCCGGCACTACTTCATGGATTCAGCGTTTGATAAGATCGCTTATGAAGACCGCGCTTTCCCCATTGCCGAAGGGCAAACCATTTCGCAACCGTATACCGTGGCTTACCAAACCCAGTTGCTGGAAGTGAAGCCGTATGAGAAAGTATTGGAAATAGGTACCGGCAGTGGTTACCAGGCCATTGTGCTGGGCGAAATGCAGGCGCAGGTCTATACCATTGAGCGGCAGAAAAAGCTCTTTGATGAGCACCGTAAGTTCGTGCTCCGCAGTAAATACCCCAACATCAAATACTTCTATGGCGATGGCTTTGAAGGGCTGCCCACCTTTGCGCCTTTCGATAAAGTCATCGTCACCGCTGCCGCGCCGTATATCCCTCCCAAGCTGGTACAGCAACTCAAGACCGGCGGCAAAATGGTTATTCCCGTAGGGGAAGGCCATGTACAACGCATGCTACGCCTCACCAAGCAGGCCGATGGCAGTGCTACCCAGGAGATCTTCGAGAACTTTTCTTTTGTGCCCATGCTGGAAGGCCGGAACAACTAA
- a CDS encoding glycoside hydrolase family 97 protein yields MLKHIIACSCLISCISHAFAQKKYTLSSPDKTIVINLSITDSITYAVSLDGKELMTTAPITFHTTADKNAQWKVSKAQITAKDEILKPVVQQKSAELHDHYNQLHIDFSNGLSLEWRAYNNGIAWHWIANHKTAYTVLNEQALFGMDADGRAWYPQEESFFSHNERQYKNYRIDSIDEKKLASLPALFDVKGAKLLITEADLFNYAGLWLRGKGNGQVQGVFPHYPKEKKITSDRDERVNSREDFIARISGPQAFPWRIVMIARTDKDMLTNQLPYQLGRPATGDYSWVKPGKVQWDWWHYNNVYGVNFRAGINNDTYKYYIDFAAKYGIEYVLLDEGWCDTRDLLKQSPGINVEELVAYARARKVDILLWTSWLVLDKQLDTILPLFQQWGIKGIKVDFMQRDDQDMVNYYEKVSKAAAAHHLLVDFHGAYKPTGWLRTYPNVMTSEGVLGNEISKFAGSIDPEHTTTIPFTRMAAGPMDFTPGGMLNAQKNAWAAVPGEPLTLGTRCNQLAMYVIYESPLQMLCDMPTHYYREPEAMEFLQAVPAVWTNTVPLQAKVGDYVAIARQAANGDWFVGAMTDWTPRELELDCSFLPEGQYRMQVWKDGPNADRNAKDFSQETITVTNTTKLTMPLTKGGGYVARLTRL; encoded by the coding sequence ATGCTAAAACACATCATTGCCTGCAGCTGCTTAATAAGCTGCATAAGCCACGCTTTTGCCCAAAAGAAGTACACATTGTCTTCTCCCGACAAAACCATTGTAATAAACCTATCCATCACCGACAGCATCACATATGCCGTCTCCCTCGACGGCAAAGAGCTTATGACGACTGCTCCCATCACCTTCCACACCACTGCCGATAAAAACGCCCAATGGAAAGTGAGCAAAGCGCAAATAACTGCTAAAGATGAAATTCTAAAACCTGTTGTACAACAAAAGTCAGCTGAACTCCACGACCACTACAACCAATTACACATTGACTTCTCTAATGGCCTCAGCCTCGAATGGCGGGCCTACAACAATGGCATTGCCTGGCACTGGATCGCCAACCATAAAACAGCGTATACGGTATTAAATGAGCAAGCCCTCTTTGGCATGGATGCTGATGGCCGTGCCTGGTACCCCCAGGAAGAAAGTTTCTTCAGCCACAATGAACGGCAGTATAAAAACTACCGCATTGACAGCATCGATGAAAAAAAGCTGGCCAGTCTGCCGGCGCTGTTTGACGTGAAAGGCGCCAAGTTGCTCATTACAGAAGCTGACTTGTTCAACTATGCCGGGCTTTGGCTGCGCGGCAAAGGCAATGGACAAGTACAGGGCGTATTCCCCCATTATCCCAAAGAGAAAAAGATTACCAGCGATAGGGATGAGCGCGTGAACAGTCGCGAAGATTTCATAGCCCGCATCAGCGGACCGCAAGCCTTTCCCTGGCGCATCGTCATGATCGCGCGCACGGATAAAGATATGCTCACCAACCAGTTGCCATATCAATTGGGCCGTCCTGCTACCGGCGATTACAGTTGGGTGAAGCCCGGCAAAGTGCAGTGGGACTGGTGGCATTACAACAACGTTTATGGCGTCAATTTCCGCGCCGGCATCAACAATGATACCTACAAATACTACATCGACTTTGCCGCCAAATACGGTATTGAATACGTGCTGCTCGATGAAGGCTGGTGCGACACCCGCGACCTGCTGAAGCAATCGCCCGGTATCAACGTAGAAGAGCTGGTGGCCTATGCCCGCGCCAGGAAAGTAGATATCTTACTGTGGACAAGCTGGCTGGTGCTCGATAAGCAGCTCGATACCATCCTGCCCCTTTTTCAGCAATGGGGCATCAAAGGCATTAAGGTTGATTTTATGCAGCGCGACGACCAGGACATGGTCAACTACTACGAGAAAGTATCCAAGGCAGCCGCAGCGCATCACCTGCTGGTGGATTTCCACGGCGCGTATAAACCAACAGGCTGGTTGCGCACCTACCCCAATGTCATGACTTCCGAAGGCGTGCTGGGCAATGAGATCAGCAAATTTGCCGGTTCTATTGATCCGGAGCATACGACCACCATTCCTTTTACGCGCATGGCGGCGGGGCCGATGGACTTCACGCCCGGTGGCATGCTCAATGCACAAAAAAATGCCTGGGCGGCGGTGCCGGGCGAGCCGCTTACGCTGGGTACCCGTTGCAACCAGTTGGCCATGTATGTCATCTATGAAAGTCCGCTCCAGATGTTGTGCGATATGCCTACGCATTACTACCGCGAGCCGGAGGCCATGGAATTCCTGCAGGCCGTGCCGGCGGTGTGGACCAATACCGTTCCGCTGCAGGCAAAGGTGGGCGATTATGTGGCCATTGCCCGCCAGGCAGCGAATGGCGATTGGTTTGTGGGCGCCATGACCGACTGGACCCCGCGCGAGCTGGAATTAGATTGTTCTTTCCTGCCCGAAGGCCAATACCGCATGCAGGTCTGGAAAGACGGCCCCAATGCCGACCGCAATGCCAAAGACTTTTCTCAGGAAACCATCACCGTCACCAACACCACCAAACTCACCATGCCCCTCACCAAAGGCGGCGGCTACGTAGCAAGGCTGACACGCTTATAG
- a CDS encoding FecR family protein → MKNHQYSLLRIYLKRKEDKKLTAGEQRMWEQWRTLHPLQQEASFDELSLCQLTWSERQVLPWEQFKQKYNIDLPLPIAFPDDEKQSATVQSMRRWPTYRFLTVAASLIGVILAGLGWLLSQNKGFEETSTPTAAATVISPGSRKATLSLVDGQNRLGVPAGGEYSIELPDGTNVWLNAATAIRYPVAFGNGERIVELEEGEAYFEVAKKSPAQPFIVRVKGQTIQVLGTQFNVNAYKEEPAVTTTLVEGSVSLTNGARQKLLKPGQQAVINAKSITIQPVISIEEATAWKHKHFTFHNTRLSVIMMQVKRWYDVEEVVYIDPLNDEQFVIDEFPRSAPLTSLLENLEASRLVHFEVKGRKIYVSKQ, encoded by the coding sequence ATGAAAAATCATCAATACAGCTTGTTGCGCATTTATCTAAAGCGCAAAGAAGACAAAAAGCTCACGGCGGGAGAACAGCGGATGTGGGAGCAATGGCGCACCTTACACCCCCTGCAGCAGGAAGCTTCGTTTGATGAGCTCAGTTTGTGTCAGTTAACATGGTCCGAGCGGCAGGTGCTTCCCTGGGAGCAATTCAAACAAAAATACAATATTGACTTACCGTTACCCATTGCCTTTCCCGATGATGAGAAGCAATCAGCTACTGTTCAGAGCATGCGTCGGTGGCCAACTTATCGCTTTCTGACAGTAGCTGCTTCTCTTATTGGTGTAATACTGGCCGGGTTAGGATGGTTGCTGTCGCAAAACAAAGGCTTTGAAGAAACATCCACACCAACAGCAGCAGCTACAGTCATTTCACCCGGTAGCAGGAAAGCGACGCTATCCCTTGTCGATGGGCAGAACAGGTTAGGGGTGCCTGCCGGAGGGGAATACAGTATAGAACTGCCAGATGGCACCAACGTCTGGTTAAATGCAGCTACAGCTATCCGGTATCCGGTAGCTTTTGGCAATGGGGAAAGGATCGTTGAACTCGAAGAAGGCGAGGCCTACTTTGAAGTAGCCAAAAAGTCACCAGCCCAGCCGTTCATCGTACGCGTCAAAGGACAAACGATACAAGTATTGGGTACGCAGTTCAATGTAAATGCCTATAAGGAAGAGCCCGCTGTCACCACTACCCTGGTGGAAGGTTCGGTCAGCCTCACCAATGGCGCACGGCAAAAACTGTTAAAGCCGGGGCAGCAGGCAGTGATCAATGCAAAAAGTATTACCATACAACCGGTAATAAGTATAGAAGAAGCTACAGCCTGGAAACACAAACACTTCACTTTCCACAATACAAGGCTTTCTGTGATCATGATGCAGGTGAAAAGGTGGTACGATGTGGAAGAGGTGGTATACATAGACCCATTGAACGATGAGCAATTTGTGATTGACGAATTCCCGCGCAGTGCTCCGCTAACGAGCCTGCTGGAGAACCTGGAAGCATCCAGGCTGGTGCATTTTGAAGTGAAGGGCAGGAAGATCTATGTCAGTAAACAGTAG
- a CDS encoding glycoside hydrolase family 125 protein: MKRRTFLQQTSLASAGLFIFPAVSLAGASAEATDAAALDQFPTVRVPAGKRNFSSAAVEKAITEFKAKVKQPELAWLFENCFPNTLDTTVFHTTKDGRPDTYVITGDIDAMWLRDSSAQVWPYLQFMKEDKPLQLLVAGVINHQTACILKDPYANAFYNDPEKRGEWTKDHTDMKPGVHERKWEIDSLCYPIRLAYHYWKLTGDTAPFDSQWQQAIKAVYDTFRDQQRKTGNGKYKFQRTTPFATDTLPMNGYGYPVKPVGLICSAFRPSDDATVYSFLIPSNFFAVTSLRQAAEMITAIAKDTKTAGELRALAAEVEKALLQHAIVEHKTFGKVYAYEVNGFGSYNLMDDANVPSLLALPYLGAVKNTDPIYRNTRRLVLSAENPFFFKGTAGEGIGGPHVGQDMIWPMAITMRGLTSNDAAEIKACISLLQKTHGDTGFMHEAYHKDDPKNFTRKWFAWANTLFGEFLWKTYKEKPALLV; encoded by the coding sequence ATGAAAAGAAGAACATTCTTACAGCAAACAAGCCTCGCCAGCGCCGGCTTATTCATCTTCCCCGCAGTGTCTCTCGCCGGAGCTTCAGCGGAGGCGACGGACGCTGCGGCATTGGATCAATTCCCCACTGTCCGCGTCCCTGCCGGCAAACGCAACTTCTCCAGTGCGGCGGTGGAAAAAGCCATCACCGAATTCAAAGCCAAAGTAAAGCAGCCCGAACTGGCCTGGTTATTTGAGAACTGTTTCCCCAATACTCTCGATACCACCGTCTTCCATACCACCAAAGACGGCCGTCCCGATACCTACGTCATCACCGGCGATATTGATGCCATGTGGCTGCGCGACAGCAGCGCGCAGGTATGGCCCTACCTGCAGTTCATGAAAGAAGATAAGCCGTTGCAGTTGCTGGTGGCGGGTGTTATCAATCACCAAACGGCCTGCATCCTCAAAGATCCCTATGCCAATGCGTTTTACAATGATCCCGAAAAAAGAGGGGAGTGGACCAAAGACCATACCGATATGAAACCCGGTGTGCATGAGCGCAAGTGGGAAATTGATTCCTTATGTTATCCCATCCGTCTGGCCTATCACTACTGGAAGCTCACCGGCGATACGGCGCCGTTCGACAGCCAGTGGCAGCAGGCCATCAAGGCGGTCTATGATACCTTCCGCGATCAGCAACGGAAAACGGGCAATGGCAAATACAAATTCCAGCGTACCACGCCTTTTGCTACCGATACCCTGCCCATGAATGGTTATGGTTATCCCGTGAAGCCGGTAGGGCTCATCTGTTCTGCCTTCCGTCCCAGCGATGATGCAACGGTCTATTCCTTTCTCATTCCGTCCAATTTCTTTGCGGTCACCAGCCTGCGGCAGGCGGCGGAGATGATCACGGCTATTGCGAAGGATACCAAAACAGCCGGGGAGTTAAGAGCGCTGGCCGCGGAAGTAGAGAAGGCTTTACTGCAACATGCTATTGTAGAGCACAAGACCTTTGGTAAAGTATATGCCTATGAGGTCAATGGTTTTGGCAGCTACAACCTCATGGACGATGCCAATGTGCCCAGCCTGTTGGCCCTGCCTTACCTGGGGGCGGTGAAAAATACGGATCCGATCTATCGCAATACGCGCCGGTTGGTATTGAGTGCGGAGAATCCTTTCTTCTTCAAGGGAACAGCGGGAGAGGGGATAGGTGGTCCGCACGTGGGACAGGACATGATCTGGCCCATGGCCATCACTATGCGTGGGCTGACGAGCAATGATGCCGCAGAGATCAAGGCTTGTATCAGCTTATTGCAAAAGACGCATGGCGATACGGGTTTCATGCATGAGGCCTACCACAAAGACGATCCCAAAAACTTTACCCGCAAATGGTTCGCCTGGGCAAACACCCTCTTCGGTGAATTCCTCTGGAAAACCTACAAAGAAAAACCGGCATTATTGGTATAG
- a CDS encoding RagB/SusD family nutrient uptake outer membrane protein yields MKHKTFLFIPVISLLVTITGCKKFVEVKDPDFVVVRSRVFNSDEAAMAARAGMYASMAQGVSITNGQGTKLTALYADELWPTTKATVIDLPFYNHAILPSSMVIDNLWSRSYTTLYLANAILEGLSGATAVSDSLRREMMGEARCVRAMSYSCLINLFGDVPLVLATDYHTTSWLPRSPVPVVYQQILADLQAAIPLLPLVRLRPDTTTPGNVRITRWAAKAMLARVLLYQGDWAAAKAIAGEIIEAGPFSLNANLATTFLIHSPETIFQLQPVVEGVNSAEGALFLPNTGMPPYVATKTFLDSLEPGDGRKSAWMGAYTEGSDTLLYPYKYKVKSGTPVKEYSVVLRLAELYLIRAEASARLDLLQGPDGALSDLNKVRARAQLAPLPTGWNGQQVMAAIEQERRVEFFAEWSHRFIDLKRWPGVQNPATSRWQEVMKGYKPTQGSFLELWPIPASQLKLNGGLIQNPGYS; encoded by the coding sequence ATGAAACATAAAACCTTCCTTTTTATCCCGGTCATAAGCCTGTTGGTGACGATAACAGGCTGCAAAAAATTTGTGGAAGTCAAAGATCCCGATTTCGTGGTCGTGCGTTCCCGGGTCTTTAACAGCGATGAAGCGGCCATGGCAGCAAGGGCGGGTATGTATGCGTCCATGGCGCAGGGCGTGAGCATCACCAATGGGCAGGGTACCAAGCTAACGGCTTTGTATGCCGATGAGCTGTGGCCAACGACTAAAGCTACGGTCATCGATCTTCCTTTCTACAACCATGCCATACTGCCATCCAGCATGGTGATAGACAACCTATGGTCCCGTTCCTATACCACCTTGTACCTGGCCAACGCCATCCTGGAAGGGCTGTCGGGTGCTACGGCTGTTTCCGATTCATTGAGGCGGGAAATGATGGGAGAGGCGAGGTGTGTGCGGGCAATGAGTTATAGCTGCCTCATCAACCTATTTGGCGATGTCCCCCTGGTGCTTGCCACTGATTACCATACCACCAGTTGGCTGCCACGCAGCCCGGTGCCGGTTGTTTATCAACAGATCCTGGCCGACCTGCAGGCAGCTATCCCTTTGCTGCCATTGGTCCGTCTCCGGCCGGATACCACCACGCCCGGCAATGTCCGCATTACCCGGTGGGCCGCCAAAGCCATGCTGGCAAGAGTCTTACTATACCAGGGCGATTGGGCGGCTGCCAAAGCAATCGCGGGGGAGATCATTGAAGCCGGACCGTTCAGCTTAAATGCCAACCTGGCCACCACATTCTTGATCCATAGTCCGGAAACCATCTTCCAATTGCAGCCGGTCGTGGAGGGCGTGAACAGTGCCGAAGGGGCTTTATTCCTGCCCAATACCGGCATGCCGCCGTATGTCGCCACCAAAACCTTCCTGGATAGCCTGGAGCCCGGCGATGGCAGGAAAAGCGCCTGGATGGGTGCTTATACCGAGGGCAGTGATACCCTCTTGTATCCTTACAAATACAAAGTGAAGTCGGGCACGCCCGTCAAAGAATACAGTGTGGTGTTGCGCCTGGCCGAGCTATACCTCATCCGTGCCGAAGCAAGCGCCCGCCTGGACCTGCTGCAAGGGCCGGATGGCGCCCTGAGCGATCTGAACAAGGTCCGCGCCCGGGCGCAATTGGCCCCTTTGCCCACAGGATGGAATGGGCAGCAGGTCATGGCCGCCATCGAACAGGAGCGGCGGGTGGAGTTCTTTGCCGAATGGTCACACCGGTTCATAGATCTAAAGAGGTGGCCGGGTGTACAAAACCCGGCCACTTCCCGGTGGCAGGAGGTCATGAAAGGATATAAGCCCACACAGGGTTCCTTCCTGGAACTTTGGCCTATTCCTGCCAGTCAGCTCAAACTTAACGGCGGGTTGATCCAGAACCCTGGCTATTCGTAA